Part of the Clostridium sporogenes genome, TGGATTAGTTAACTACATCTTAGGTTGTACTCATATAACAGAGGGAGCAATTCCTTTTGCAGCCAAAGATCCATTAAGAGTTATTCCAATATTAATGGTTGGTTCTTCTGTATCTTCTGTATTAACTTATTTAATGAAAATTCAAGTACCAGCTCCCCACGGTGGATTTTTAATACTACCATTAGTTAGTAAACCATTACTATGGGTAGGCGCCATATTAGTAGGATCAACAGTAGGTGCAATATTATATGGAATATATAGAGGACATACACAAAAGAAAGCTCAATAAGGTTAATTTAAAAAATATATACCTTGTTACTAGGTTAATTATAATTTATAATAGCATTGGACATTATTGTTAAGCATAAGACAAAAACAATAATTTACAAGGTATTTAGGATAAGGGGATGAATAAAATAATTATGGAATTAAATGAATTAATAACAGAAAGCACTATAGAATTAAATGTAGTGGCAAAGGATAAAGAAGATCTTATTAATAAAATGATTGACGTTTTGGTAAAGGATGGAGCAGTTCTTGATGAGGATAAATTTAAAGCAGATATTTATCATAGGGAATCTTTAAGTAATACAGGCATAGGTTTTGGTATTGCTATACCACATGCTAAATCTATAGCTGTAAAAGAACCACGTATTGCAGTAGGAGTTCTTAAAGATAATGTAGATTATGACTCAATAGACGGAGAGCCAGTAAACATGATATTTATGATAGCAGTAAATGATATGCAAAGTGATCTTCATCTAAAGGCATTAGCTAACTTATCAAGAAAATTAATGCATGAAGATTTTAGAGGAAAAATATTAAACGCAAAATCAAAATCTGAAATATTAGAAATAATTTAAATTACTTCTAACAATTTGGATTTGAGAAAAACTCTATCTCAATTAAAATTTATTTTATAAAATCAATAATATGAAATCAATAACTAATATAATTATATAAATTTAAACATAAAAAAGTTATAACACAAAAGAAAGAAACTGTCTTAAAGTAGGTTTAATTTTAAGACAGTTTCTTTTTAATCTACTGTTGTAAAGTTAAAAAACAGTATTATTTTCTTCGTGCAAATTCTACAAATTTAAATCTATCCGGTCTATGTCTAGATTCAGTGTATTGAAATAGACTCATATCATCTAGATATATATAGTTTTTTACCACTACTATCATATTATAGTTTTCAAAATCTAAATATGATTTGTCCTCCTGTGTAGCTTGTTGTACTGTAATTTCCTTTTTGGCAAAGCTAATTTTAAGGCTTAGTTCATTTTCAAGATATTCATATATAGAATTTTCACAAATATCCTTAGTTAATAAAGGTACATATTTCTTATTAAAAAAGTCTTTATCCAAGATGATTTTTTTATTGTTTATTTCTCTTACTCTTATAACTTTCCACACATCATCATTTTTTGATAGGTTTAGTTGTTTCATTAAAAAGTTATCTGGTTTCATTAGCTTTAATTCTTTAACTAGGGTATTAGATTCTACGCCCATTTTAGTAGATAATTCTTTAAAACTTGTAAGTCCTGAAACAGGAAAATCAAATTTATTAATATCTATAACAAAGGAACCTTTACCCTTTACTTTTTGAATATAACCATTACTCTCTAGTAAATTTAATGCCTTTCTTATGGTATCTCTAGATACATTATATCCTTTCATCATCTCATTTTCAGAGGAAAGTTTTTCACCGGATTGAATTTTATTATTTTCTATTTTATTTGAAATCTCATTATAAATAGT contains:
- the treR gene encoding trehalose operon repressor gives rise to the protein MESKYLTIYNEISNKIENNKIQSGEKLSSENEMMKGYNVSRDTIRKALNLLESNGYIQKVKGKGSFVIDINKFDFPVSGLTSFKELSTKMGVESNTLVKELKLMKPDNFLMKQLNLSKNDDVWKVIRVREINNKKIILDKDFFNKKYVPLLTKDICENSIYEYLENELSLKISFAKKEITVQQATQEDKSYLDFENYNMIVVVKNYIYLDDMSLFQYTESRHRPDRFKFVEFARRK
- a CDS encoding PTS sugar transporter subunit IIA, with translation MELNELITESTIELNVVAKDKEDLINKMIDVLVKDGAVLDEDKFKADIYHRESLSNTGIGFGIAIPHAKSIAVKEPRIAVGVLKDNVDYDSIDGEPVNMIFMIAVNDMQSDLHLKALANLSRKLMHEDFRGKILNAKSKSEILEII